One window of the Streptomyces sp. ITFR-21 genome contains the following:
- a CDS encoding nucleotidyltransferase family protein, whose translation MDTEGEVAGLLLAAGGGRRLGGRPKALLPYRGRPLVEHAVRELRAGGCARVHVVLGAAADEVRERADLTGCVVVANPRWEEGMGSSLRAGLASLAARQADSSARRGQPAHSPALAALIGLVDQPGVGAASVARVLAAARAGGGLGAALAAATYGGRRGHPVLIGAARWAGVAGSADGDRGARTYLRAHAEQTVLVECGDVGDPADIDTPADLRLLDRADPAP comes from the coding sequence ATGGACACCGAAGGCGAGGTGGCCGGTCTGCTGCTGGCGGCCGGCGGGGGGCGGCGGCTGGGCGGCCGGCCGAAGGCGCTGCTGCCGTACCGGGGCCGGCCGCTGGTGGAGCACGCGGTACGGGAGCTGCGGGCGGGCGGCTGCGCCCGCGTGCACGTGGTGCTGGGCGCGGCGGCGGACGAGGTGCGCGAGCGGGCCGACCTGACGGGCTGCGTGGTGGTGGCGAACCCGCGCTGGGAGGAGGGGATGGGCTCCTCGCTGCGGGCGGGCCTGGCGTCCCTGGCGGCGCGGCAGGCGGACTCCTCGGCCCGGCGCGGGCAGCCGGCGCACTCCCCCGCCCTGGCGGCGCTGATCGGCCTGGTGGACCAGCCGGGCGTGGGCGCCGCGTCGGTGGCCAGGGTGCTGGCGGCGGCCCGCGCCGGCGGCGGCCTGGGGGCGGCCCTGGCGGCGGCGACGTACGGCGGGCGGCGCGGGCACCCGGTGCTGATCGGGGCGGCCCGCTGGGCGGGGGTGGCCGGCAGCGCGGACGGGGACCGCGGGGCGCGGACGTATCTGCGGGCGCACGCGGAGCAGACGGTCCTGGTGGAGTGCGGGGACGTGGGCGATCCGGCGGACATCGACACCCCGGCCGATCTGCGCCTGCTGGACCGGGCGGACCCGGCACCGTAG
- a CDS encoding 8-oxoguanine deaminase: MTTSAPATSAPATGRTVIENCAVATVDAAGTEYASGHVVVAGNVIESVGPGPAPAGLEGVTRRIDGTGHLATPGLVNTHHHFYQWLTRGLAQDSNLFDWLVELYPTWARIDEPMVYAAASGSLAMMVRGGVTTAMDHHYVFPRGAGDLLGAEIRAAAELGVRFTAARGSMDRGESDGGLPPDFAVETTEGALLATEQAVDTHHDASFGSMLQIAVAPCSPFSVSTELMREGAALARRKGVRLHTHGSETVEEEKFCHELFGMGPTDYFASTGWLGGDVWMAHCVHMNDSDIAAFARTGTGVAHCPSSNARLAAGIARVPDMLTAGVPVGLGVDGTASNESGELHTELRNALLVNRLGAGEKALTARQALRLGTYGGAQVLGRAAEIGSLEPGKLADLVLWKLDGLGHASIADPVAALVLGAPAPVTLSLVGGTPVVEHGRLTRADEDAVARLTRSEARRLARIAGLA, from the coding sequence TTGACCACCAGCGCACCCGCCACCAGCGCACCCGCCACCGGGCGGACCGTCATCGAGAACTGCGCCGTCGCCACCGTGGACGCGGCCGGCACCGAGTACGCCTCCGGGCACGTCGTCGTCGCCGGGAACGTCATCGAGTCGGTCGGCCCGGGACCCGCGCCCGCCGGCCTGGAGGGCGTCACCCGCCGGATCGACGGCACCGGCCACCTGGCCACCCCCGGCCTGGTCAACACCCACCACCACTTCTACCAGTGGCTGACCCGCGGCCTCGCCCAGGACAGCAACCTCTTCGACTGGCTGGTCGAGCTGTACCCGACATGGGCGCGGATCGACGAGCCGATGGTGTACGCCGCCGCCTCCGGGTCGCTGGCGATGATGGTCCGCGGCGGCGTCACCACCGCCATGGACCACCACTACGTCTTCCCACGCGGCGCCGGGGACCTGCTGGGCGCCGAGATCAGGGCCGCCGCCGAGCTCGGCGTGCGCTTCACCGCCGCCCGCGGCTCGATGGACCGCGGCGAGAGCGACGGCGGGCTGCCGCCGGACTTCGCAGTGGAGACCACCGAGGGCGCGCTGCTGGCCACCGAGCAGGCCGTCGACACCCATCACGACGCATCCTTCGGCTCGATGCTGCAGATCGCGGTCGCACCCTGCTCGCCGTTCTCCGTCTCCACCGAACTGATGCGGGAGGGGGCGGCGCTGGCCCGGCGCAAGGGCGTCCGGCTGCACACCCACGGCAGCGAGACGGTGGAGGAGGAGAAGTTCTGCCACGAGTTGTTCGGGATGGGCCCCACGGACTACTTCGCGTCCACCGGCTGGCTCGGCGGCGACGTGTGGATGGCGCACTGCGTCCACATGAACGACTCCGACATCGCCGCGTTCGCCCGCACCGGCACCGGGGTCGCGCACTGCCCGTCCTCCAACGCCCGGCTGGCGGCCGGGATCGCCCGGGTGCCGGACATGCTCACCGCCGGGGTGCCGGTCGGCCTCGGCGTGGACGGCACCGCGTCCAACGAGTCGGGCGAGCTCCACACCGAGCTGCGCAACGCGCTCCTGGTCAACCGCCTCGGCGCCGGCGAGAAGGCGCTGACCGCCCGGCAGGCGCTGCGGCTGGGCACCTACGGCGGCGCGCAGGTCCTCGGCCGCGCCGCCGAGATCGGTTCCCTGGAGCCGGGCAAGCTCGCCGACCTGGTGCTGTGGAAGCTGGACGGGCTCGGGCACGCGTCCATCGCCGACCCGGTCGCGGCCCTGGTGCTGGGCGCCCCCGCCCCGGTCACGCTGTCGCTGGTCGGCGGCACCCCGGTGGTCGAGCACGGTCGGCTCACCCGGGCCGACGAGGACGCGGTGGCCCGGCTGACCCGCAGCGAGGCACGGCGGCTCGCGCGGATCGCGGGCCTGGCCTGA
- a CDS encoding AMP-binding protein, whose amino-acid sequence MAASEETGAFRAARDFLMRHREDYTSAVEGFRWPRPEHFNWALDWFDVIAADPATADRPALWIVEEDGTETRISFREMAERSSRVANWLREQGVRAGDRVLLMLGNQAEQWETALALTKLRGVVIPATPLLGPADLTDRVERGAVRHVVVRAADAAKFAGVPGGYTRIAVGGAPPGWLSYEAAYDAEPGFTPDGITRSDETLMLYFTSGTTARPKLVEHTHISYPIGHLATMYWIGLRPGDVHLNISSPGWAKHAWSSLFAPWNAEATVFVHNYGRFDAGRLLAEMARAGVTSFCAPPTVWRMLIQADLSGLRTPPREVVAAGEPLNPEVIEHVKRLWGVLIRDGFGQTETAVQVANTPGQLVKAGSMGRPTPGYTVTLLDPVTGVPADEGEICLDLGERPVGLMTGYAGEPELTEEAMGGGYYRTGDIGRRDADGYITYIGRSDDVFKSSDYKISPFELESALLEHDAVAEAAVVPAPDELRLSVPKAYVVLAAGWAPDGETAKAIFTHSGSVLAPYKRIRRLEFADLPKTVSGKIRRIELREATEHDGSREFHEEDYR is encoded by the coding sequence TCCGCTGGCCCCGGCCCGAACATTTCAACTGGGCCCTCGACTGGTTCGACGTCATCGCCGCCGACCCCGCCACCGCCGACCGCCCCGCGCTGTGGATCGTCGAGGAGGACGGCACCGAGACCCGGATCTCCTTCCGCGAGATGGCCGAGCGCTCCTCCCGGGTCGCCAACTGGCTGCGTGAGCAGGGCGTACGGGCCGGCGACCGGGTGCTGCTGATGCTCGGCAACCAGGCCGAGCAGTGGGAGACCGCGCTCGCCCTGACGAAGCTGCGCGGCGTGGTCATCCCCGCCACCCCCCTGCTCGGCCCCGCCGACCTGACCGACCGGGTCGAACGCGGCGCGGTCCGGCACGTCGTGGTCCGGGCCGCGGACGCCGCGAAGTTCGCCGGGGTGCCCGGCGGCTACACCCGGATCGCGGTCGGCGGCGCGCCCCCCGGCTGGCTGTCCTACGAGGCCGCGTACGACGCCGAACCCGGTTTCACCCCCGACGGAATCACCCGTTCGGATGAAACCCTGATGCTGTACTTCACCTCCGGCACCACCGCCCGGCCCAAGCTGGTCGAGCACACCCACATCTCGTATCCGATCGGGCACCTGGCCACCATGTACTGGATCGGGCTGCGCCCCGGCGACGTGCACCTCAACATCTCCTCGCCCGGCTGGGCCAAGCACGCCTGGTCCAGCCTGTTCGCGCCGTGGAACGCCGAGGCGACGGTCTTCGTGCACAACTACGGCCGCTTCGACGCCGGCCGGCTGCTGGCGGAGATGGCGCGGGCCGGGGTGACCAGCTTCTGCGCCCCGCCGACGGTGTGGCGGATGCTGATCCAGGCCGACCTGAGCGGGCTGCGCACGCCCCCGCGCGAGGTCGTGGCGGCCGGCGAACCGCTCAACCCCGAGGTCATCGAGCACGTCAAACGGCTCTGGGGGGTCCTGATCCGGGACGGCTTCGGACAGACCGAGACCGCCGTACAGGTCGCCAACACCCCCGGCCAGCTGGTCAAGGCCGGCTCCATGGGCCGCCCCACCCCCGGCTACACCGTCACCCTGCTCGACCCGGTGACCGGTGTGCCCGCCGACGAGGGCGAGATCTGCCTCGACCTCGGCGAGCGGCCGGTCGGCCTGATGACCGGGTACGCCGGCGAGCCCGAGCTCACCGAGGAGGCGATGGGCGGCGGCTACTACCGCACCGGGGACATCGGCCGCCGCGACGCCGACGGGTACATCACGTACATCGGCCGCTCCGACGACGTCTTCAAGTCCTCGGACTACAAGATCTCGCCGTTCGAGCTGGAGAGCGCGCTGCTGGAGCACGACGCGGTCGCCGAGGCCGCGGTCGTGCCCGCCCCGGACGAGCTGCGGCTGTCGGTGCCCAAGGCGTACGTGGTGCTGGCCGCCGGCTGGGCGCCGGACGGCGAGACGGCCAAGGCGATCTTCACGCACTCCGGATCGGTACTGGCCCCGTACAAGCGGATCCGGCGGCTGGAGTTCGCCGACCTGCCCAAGACGGTGTCCGGCAAGATCCGCCGGATCGAACTGCGCGAGGCGACCGAGCACGACGGCAGCAGGGAGTTCCATGAGGAGGACTACCGGTGA
- the pucL gene encoding factor-independent urate hydroxylase, producing the protein MTAESRPARVTRLGQNQYGKAECRVVRIVRDGATHHIKDLNVSVALSGAMDDVHLSGSNANVLTTDTTKNTVFAFAKEHGIASAEQFGIHLARHFVGSRPSVHRARIRIEEYGWERIPTAEEGEHSFVRTGQETRTTEVDHDGGQWQVVSGLKDLVVMNSTDSEFRGFVKDPYTTLKETRDRVLATEVTARWRFNWTGDAQPAPNWEESYGQARHHLLTAFADTYSYSLQQTLFAMGTRVVENRPEIDEIRLSLPNKHHFLVDLEPFGLKNDNEVYLAADRPYGLIEGTVLRDGAEAGIPVTD; encoded by the coding sequence ATGACCGCCGAATCCCGCCCCGCCCGCGTGACCCGCCTCGGCCAGAACCAGTACGGCAAGGCGGAGTGCCGCGTCGTACGGATCGTCCGCGACGGCGCCACCCACCACATCAAGGACCTCAACGTCTCGGTCGCGCTGTCCGGCGCCATGGACGACGTCCACCTGTCCGGCTCCAACGCCAACGTGCTGACCACCGACACCACCAAGAACACCGTCTTCGCGTTCGCCAAGGAACACGGCATAGCGTCCGCCGAGCAGTTCGGCATCCACCTGGCCCGGCACTTCGTCGGCAGCCGGCCGTCCGTCCACCGGGCCCGGATCCGGATCGAGGAGTACGGCTGGGAGCGCATCCCCACCGCCGAGGAGGGCGAGCACTCCTTCGTCCGCACGGGCCAGGAGACCCGCACCACCGAGGTCGACCACGACGGCGGGCAGTGGCAGGTGGTCTCCGGCCTGAAGGACCTGGTGGTGATGAACTCCACCGACTCGGAGTTCCGGGGCTTCGTCAAGGACCCGTACACCACGCTCAAGGAGACCCGCGACCGCGTGCTGGCCACCGAGGTCACCGCCCGCTGGCGGTTCAACTGGACCGGCGACGCGCAGCCCGCCCCAAACTGGGAGGAGTCGTACGGGCAGGCGCGCCACCACCTGCTGACCGCGTTCGCGGACACCTACTCGTACTCGCTCCAGCAGACCCTGTTCGCGATGGGCACCCGGGTCGTCGAGAACCGCCCCGAGATCGACGAGATACGGCTGTCGCTGCCCAACAAGCACCACTTCCTGGTGGACCTGGAGCCGTTCGGCCTGAAGAACGACAACGAGGTCTACCTGGCCGCCGACCGCCCGTACGGCCTCATCGAGGGCACTGTGCTGCGGGACGGCGCCGAGGCCGGCATACCGGTCACGGACTGA
- the uraD gene encoding 2-oxo-4-hydroxy-4-carboxy-5-ureidoimidazoline decarboxylase, with product MTSSAPPDPSRLNEAPRPVLAGLLREVCTSTAWGTAVAGGRPYGRLAELLAASDAAMAALTAADLDEAMAGHPPIGRPAPGDPTSAREQSGVRDQERAELLRLNLAYQGAHGHVFLICATGRTGAEMLAALKERIGNDAATEREIVRAELGKINRIRLTALAERLAREEAP from the coding sequence GTGACTTCCAGCGCCCCGCCGGACCCGAGCCGGCTGAACGAAGCCCCGCGGCCGGTCCTGGCCGGGCTGCTGCGGGAGGTGTGCACCAGCACGGCGTGGGGGACCGCGGTGGCCGGCGGGCGGCCGTACGGGCGGCTGGCGGAACTGCTCGCCGCGAGCGACGCGGCCATGGCCGCGCTGACCGCCGCCGACCTGGACGAGGCGATGGCCGGCCACCCGCCGATCGGCCGCCCCGCGCCGGGCGATCCCACCTCGGCGCGGGAGCAGAGCGGCGTACGCGACCAGGAGCGGGCCGAGCTGCTGCGGCTGAACCTCGCCTACCAGGGCGCCCACGGGCATGTCTTCCTGATCTGCGCCACCGGCAGGACCGGCGCCGAGATGCTGGCCGCGCTCAAGGAGCGGATCGGCAACGACGCGGCGACCGAACGCGAGATCGTCCGCGCCGAACTGGGGAAGATCAACCGCATCCGGCTCACCGCGCTGGCCGAGCGGCTGGCCCGGGAGGAGGCGCCATGA
- a CDS encoding hydroxyisourate hydrolase — translation MTSVSTHILDTSSGRPAAGVAVELAARPAPEAPWTPHGASATDADGRCKDLPALPADTAHVRLRFAVGPYFRDPREPSGGGRDPLPAAAADRHGAPGPDADGVFFPEVTVVFAVTPGEHYHVPLLLNPFGYSVYRGS, via the coding sequence ATGACGTCCGTGTCCACGCACATCCTCGACACCAGCAGCGGGCGCCCGGCCGCCGGAGTCGCCGTCGAACTCGCGGCGCGCCCGGCCCCCGAGGCCCCCTGGACCCCGCACGGCGCCTCGGCGACCGACGCGGACGGCCGCTGCAAGGACCTCCCGGCGCTGCCGGCGGACACCGCCCACGTACGGCTCCGCTTCGCGGTCGGACCGTACTTCCGGGATCCCCGGGAGCCGTCCGGCGGCGGCCGGGACCCGCTCCCCGCCGCGGCCGCGGACCGGCACGGCGCCCCCGGTCCGGACGCCGACGGCGTGTTCTTCCCCGAGGTGACGGTCGTCTTCGCCGTCACGCCGGGCGAGCACTACCACGTACCGCTGCTGCTCAACCCGTTCGGCTACTCCGTATACCGAGGGAGCTAG
- the aceB gene encoding malate synthase A, whose translation MSASAPSPAVVSEAAPPVARAQEVLTPQALAFLGELHRRFAPRRAELLELRHRRRAEIARTATLDFLPETAHIRDGDWQVAPSPAALEDRRVEITGPTDRKMTINALNSGARIWLADFEDASAPTWENVIGGQVNLIDAYERRIDFTSPEGKAYALKDAAELATVVARPRGWHLAERHLTVDGEQVPGGLVDFGLYFFHNAQRLIDLGKGPYFYLPKTESHLEARLWNEVFVFAQDHLGIPQGTVRATVLIETITAAYEMEEILYELREHASGLNAGRWDYLFSIVKNFRDGGERFVLPDRNAVTMTAPFMRAYTELLVRTCHKRGAHAIGGMAAFIPSRRDAAVNELAFQKVKADKDREAGDGFDGSWVAHPDLVPIARASFDAVLGERPNQKDRLREDVRVTAAELIDIASLKARPTYEGLRNAVQVGIRYIEAWLRGSGAVAIFNLMEDAATAEISRSQIWQWTNAGVVFEGEPEVKATPELVRQVAADELVAIRTEVGEDAFAAGKWTEAHELLLRTALDAEYVEFLTLPAYEQLAG comes from the coding sequence ATGTCCGCAAGCGCACCGTCCCCGGCCGTCGTCTCCGAGGCCGCCCCGCCCGTGGCCCGCGCGCAGGAGGTGCTGACGCCGCAGGCGCTGGCCTTCCTCGGCGAGCTGCACCGCCGCTTCGCGCCCCGCCGCGCCGAACTGCTGGAGCTGCGCCACCGGCGGCGGGCGGAGATCGCCCGTACCGCCACCCTGGACTTCCTGCCGGAGACCGCGCACATCCGCGACGGCGACTGGCAGGTGGCCCCGTCGCCGGCCGCGCTGGAGGACCGCCGGGTGGAGATCACCGGCCCCACCGACCGCAAGATGACGATCAACGCGCTCAACTCCGGGGCCAGGATCTGGCTCGCCGACTTCGAGGACGCCTCGGCCCCCACCTGGGAGAACGTCATCGGCGGCCAGGTCAACCTGATCGACGCCTACGAGCGGCGGATCGACTTCACCTCGCCGGAGGGCAAGGCGTACGCCCTCAAGGACGCGGCCGAGCTCGCCACCGTCGTCGCCCGCCCGCGCGGCTGGCACCTGGCCGAGCGGCACCTGACCGTGGACGGCGAGCAGGTCCCGGGCGGCCTGGTCGACTTCGGGCTGTACTTCTTCCACAACGCGCAACGGCTGATCGACCTCGGCAAGGGCCCGTACTTCTACCTGCCGAAGACCGAGTCGCACCTGGAGGCGCGGCTGTGGAACGAGGTGTTCGTCTTCGCCCAGGACCATCTCGGCATCCCGCAGGGCACGGTGCGCGCCACCGTGCTGATCGAGACGATCACCGCCGCGTACGAGATGGAGGAGATCCTCTACGAGCTGCGCGAGCACGCGTCGGGACTCAACGCGGGCCGCTGGGACTACCTGTTCTCGATCGTGAAGAACTTCCGTGACGGCGGCGAGCGTTTCGTGCTGCCGGACCGCAACGCGGTGACGATGACCGCCCCCTTCATGCGCGCGTACACCGAACTGCTGGTGCGCACCTGCCACAAGCGCGGCGCGCACGCCATCGGCGGCATGGCGGCGTTCATCCCGTCCCGGCGGGACGCTGCGGTCAACGAGCTGGCGTTTCAGAAGGTCAAGGCGGACAAGGACCGCGAGGCGGGCGACGGCTTCGACGGCTCGTGGGTGGCGCACCCGGACCTGGTGCCGATCGCCCGTGCCTCCTTCGACGCGGTGCTCGGCGAGCGGCCGAACCAGAAGGACCGGCTGCGCGAGGACGTGCGGGTCACCGCCGCCGAACTCATCGACATCGCCTCGCTGAAGGCCAGGCCCACCTACGAGGGGCTGCGCAACGCCGTCCAGGTCGGCATCCGCTACATCGAGGCGTGGCTGCGCGGCTCGGGCGCGGTGGCGATCTTCAACCTGATGGAGGACGCGGCGACCGCCGAGATCTCCCGCTCGCAGATCTGGCAGTGGACCAACGCGGGCGTGGTCTTCGAGGGCGAGCCCGAGGTGAAGGCGACCCCGGAGCTGGTCCGGCAGGTCGCCGCCGACGAGCTGGTGGCGATCCGGACCGAGGTCGGCGAGGACGCGTTCGCGGCGGGCAAGTGGACCGAGGCGCACGAACTGCTGCTGCGCACCGCCCTGGACGCGGAGTACGTCGAGTTCCTGACGCTGCCCGCCTACGAGCAGCTGGCCGGCTGA
- a CDS encoding helix-turn-helix domain-containing protein, whose translation MGAEILTPGDARGDDVVLSWDGEPVLAVRLPRLADSLDHILADLERRHGPLADLGRKEKQTVVRILEERGAFSVRHGVETVASALGVSRFTVYNYLNRENAARPAE comes from the coding sequence ATGGGCGCGGAGATCCTCACCCCCGGCGACGCCCGCGGCGACGACGTGGTGCTCAGCTGGGACGGTGAACCGGTGCTGGCCGTCCGGCTCCCCCGTCTGGCCGACTCGCTGGACCACATCCTGGCCGACCTGGAACGCCGCCACGGGCCGCTGGCCGACCTCGGCCGCAAGGAGAAGCAGACCGTCGTCCGCATCCTGGAGGAACGCGGCGCCTTCTCGGTCCGCCACGGCGTGGAGACCGTCGCCTCCGCCCTCGGCGTCAGCCGCTTCACCGTCTACAACTACCTGAACAGGGAGAACGCCGCCCGGCCGGCCGAGTGA
- a CDS encoding AMP-binding protein, whose protein sequence is MLGDTIGRNLDRAIAAHPDREALVDVPSGRRWSYAEFGRAIDEVALGLAGRGVRKGDRVGIWALNSPEWVMVQYATARLGAIMVTINPAYRVHEVEFVLNQAGIEVLVASTEYRGSDYRAMTAEARPHCARLREVVHIGDSSWDDLLAAGAALPADHLAACEATLSCDEPVNIQYTSGTTGFPKGATLSHHNILNNGYFVGGTVGYTEQDRICLPVPFYHCFGMVMGNLGATSHGSCIVIPSPGFDPAATLRAVQQERCTSLYGVPTMFIAELGLPDFADYDLTSLRTGIMAGSPCPVEVMKRVMAEMHMAEVSICYGMTETSPVSTQTRMDDDLEHRTATVGRALPHIEVKVIDPVSGVTVPRGTTGELCTRGYSVMLGYWDEPERTSEAVDAGRWMHTGDLAVMREDGYLAIVGRIKDMIIRGGENIYPREIEEFLYTHPKISDVQVVGVPDGRYGEEILACVIPRDPADPPTLSEVAEFCADRLAHFKIPRHLRVLDAFPMTVSGKIRKVELRDGFRRG, encoded by the coding sequence TTGCTCGGTGACACCATCGGCCGCAACCTCGACCGGGCGATCGCCGCCCACCCCGACCGGGAGGCCCTGGTCGACGTGCCCAGCGGCAGGCGCTGGAGCTACGCGGAGTTCGGCCGCGCGATCGACGAGGTGGCCCTCGGACTGGCCGGCCGCGGTGTGCGCAAGGGCGACCGGGTCGGCATCTGGGCGCTCAACTCCCCCGAGTGGGTGATGGTGCAGTACGCCACCGCCCGGCTCGGCGCGATCATGGTCACCATCAACCCGGCCTACCGCGTCCACGAGGTGGAGTTCGTGCTCAACCAGGCCGGCATCGAGGTGCTGGTCGCCTCCACCGAGTACCGCGGCAGCGACTACCGGGCGATGACCGCCGAAGCCCGCCCGCACTGCGCGCGGTTACGCGAGGTCGTCCACATAGGCGACTCCTCCTGGGACGACCTGCTCGCGGCCGGAGCCGCTCTGCCGGCGGACCACCTCGCCGCCTGCGAGGCCACGTTGAGCTGCGACGAACCGGTCAACATCCAGTACACCTCGGGCACCACCGGCTTCCCCAAGGGCGCCACCCTCTCGCACCACAACATCCTCAACAACGGCTACTTCGTGGGCGGTACGGTCGGCTACACCGAACAGGACCGGATCTGCCTGCCGGTGCCCTTCTACCACTGCTTCGGCATGGTCATGGGCAATCTCGGCGCCACCTCGCACGGCTCCTGCATCGTCATCCCGTCCCCCGGCTTCGACCCGGCGGCGACGCTGCGCGCGGTCCAGCAGGAGCGCTGCACCTCCCTGTACGGCGTCCCCACCATGTTCATCGCCGAGCTGGGCCTGCCGGACTTCGCCGACTACGACCTGACCTCGCTGCGCACCGGCATCATGGCCGGCTCCCCGTGCCCGGTGGAGGTGATGAAGCGGGTGATGGCCGAGATGCACATGGCCGAGGTGTCCATCTGCTACGGGATGACCGAGACCTCCCCGGTGTCCACCCAGACCCGGATGGACGACGACCTGGAGCACCGGACGGCCACCGTCGGCCGGGCGCTGCCGCACATAGAGGTCAAGGTGATCGACCCGGTCAGCGGTGTGACGGTGCCGCGCGGCACCACCGGTGAGCTGTGCACCCGCGGCTACTCGGTGATGCTCGGCTACTGGGACGAGCCGGAGCGCACCAGCGAGGCGGTGGACGCCGGGCGCTGGATGCACACCGGGGACCTGGCGGTGATGCGGGAGGACGGCTACCTCGCCATCGTCGGCCGGATCAAGGACATGATCATCCGGGGCGGCGAGAACATCTACCCCCGGGAGATCGAGGAGTTCCTCTACACCCACCCCAAGATCTCCGACGTGCAGGTGGTCGGGGTGCCGGACGGGCGCTACGGCGAGGAGATCCTCGCCTGTGTGATCCCGCGCGACCCGGCCGACCCGCCCACCCTGAGCGAGGTCGCCGAGTTCTGCGCGGACCGGCTGGCGCACTTCAAGATCCCGCGCCACCTGCGCGTCCTCGACGCCTTCCCGATGACGGTCAGCGGCAAGATCCGCAAGGTGGAGCTGCGGGACGGCTTCCGCCGCGGATAG